Proteins encoded within one genomic window of Nitrospirota bacterium:
- a CDS encoding TIGR00159 family protein → MEILKLVKWQDILDIIIVAAILYRLLLIIKGTRAAHMLIGLSVIFAVFLFSGRLKLYTMDWIIQTLWAQIVLAVIILFQPEIRKALAHMGKAKFLPSFSSAEGLRSREEIVKAAISLANREMGALMVIERENSLDEIMEIGTQLDAKVSQEILLSIFHTSSPIHDGAVVIRGNRIISAGCFLPLTLSSKLSKSFGTRHRAGIGLTEETDAVVVIVSEETGTISVAIGGKIMKNMDSGKLRDFLTESFSTTKVKKR, encoded by the coding sequence ATGGAAATACTGAAACTCGTAAAATGGCAGGACATCCTTGATATTATTATTGTAGCGGCGATACTCTACCGTCTCCTTCTGATAATCAAGGGGACCAGGGCAGCGCATATGCTTATAGGGCTGTCGGTCATCTTTGCCGTATTCCTCTTCTCCGGCCGGCTCAAGCTCTATACGATGGATTGGATAATCCAGACGCTCTGGGCGCAGATCGTCCTTGCGGTCATCATACTCTTCCAGCCTGAGATCAGGAAGGCGCTGGCGCATATGGGCAAGGCGAAGTTCCTGCCTTCATTCTCAAGCGCGGAAGGGCTCAGGTCGCGTGAAGAGATAGTGAAGGCGGCAATATCTCTTGCGAACCGGGAGATGGGCGCGCTCATGGTAATTGAAAGAGAGAACAGCCTTGACGAGATAATGGAGATAGGCACGCAGCTTGACGCAAAGGTCTCGCAGGAGATCCTATTAAGCATCTTTCATACATCTTCGCCCATTCACGACGGCGCGGTGGTCATACGGGGCAACCGCATTATATCCGCCGGGTGCTTCCTGCCGCTGACATTAAGCTCGAAACTCTCAAAGTCTTTCGGCACAAGGCACAGGGCCGGCATAGGGCTTACGGAAGAGACCGATGCTGTTGTGGTAATAGTGTCCGAGGAGACAGGGACGATCTCTGTTGCCATAGGAGGCAAGATAATGAAGAATATGGATTCAGGCAAGCTCAGGGATTTTCTTACAGAGAGCTTCAGCACGACCAAGGTTAAAAAGAGATGA
- a CDS encoding energy transducer TonB, whose translation MKPYRYLAISVAISVLAHLILLALLSETYLTQKGITQVFNVDIVSPPKADRDLPETIIPQSVIQKTRKETPLKLQKPSEYIPTVKPETMFGDGDSKKVSEDVAESAAVDKADSGAESKTTAADASSKTEKKGPYLAGESSLYDRAKIEKRGEGVSSERKVISFDTSDLKFRGYMRSLKEKIEGIWQYPEEAKKRGRAGDLNMRFVIKRDGTLGEMEIVRPSGYVELDNAAMKAVKDASPFWPLPPDWEGDDYTIDGHFIYDMRGPYVW comes from the coding sequence TTGAAACCTTATCGTTATTTAGCAATATCTGTAGCCATATCTGTTTTAGCGCATCTCATCCTTCTTGCCTTATTATCTGAAACATACCTTACACAGAAGGGGATAACGCAGGTATTCAATGTAGATATTGTATCCCCGCCTAAGGCTGACAGGGACCTTCCTGAAACCATAATTCCACAGAGTGTAATACAGAAGACAAGGAAAGAGACTCCGCTGAAATTACAAAAACCTTCCGAGTACATTCCTACGGTCAAGCCTGAGACGATGTTTGGTGATGGTGATTCAAAAAAGGTCTCAGAGGATGTTGCTGAATCAGCTGCCGTTGACAAGGCTGATTCAGGGGCTGAAAGCAAAACAACTGCTGCTGACGCTTCTTCAAAAACTGAGAAAAAAGGCCCCTATCTTGCGGGTGAATCCTCGCTCTATGACAGAGCAAAGATAGAGAAGCGCGGAGAGGGGGTATCTTCAGAGAGAAAGGTTATCTCTTTTGACACTTCAGACCTCAAGTTCAGGGGCTATATGAGGTCTTTGAAAGAGAAGATAGAGGGTATATGGCAGTATCCCGAGGAAGCTAAAAAGCGCGGGAGGGCAGGTGACCTTAATATGAGATTTGTTATAAAAAGAGACGGCACGCTTGGTGAAATGGAGATAGTAAGGCCGTCAGGTTATGTCGAGCTTGATAATGCCGCAATGAAGGCTGTGAAGGATGCATCCCCTTTTTGGCCATTGCCCCCGGACTGGGAAGGAGATGACTATACGATCGACGGCCATTTCATTTATGACATGCGCGGCCCTTATGTATGGTAG
- a CDS encoding universal stress protein, whose product MKIERILFPTDFSEGSDNALHYAADLAKQYNAKLYILHVIYDVMKATDAHVPHISADELYRELDKWAMDEIENCCIEEVRALPNVEKRVVKGIPHEETLKIAAEEKIDLIVMGTYGRTGLDRLLFGSTAERVVRKAPCPVLTVRVPEHREL is encoded by the coding sequence ATGAAGATCGAACGTATTCTTTTCCCCACGGATTTTTCTGAAGGCTCTGACAACGCGCTGCATTACGCAGCGGATCTTGCAAAGCAGTATAATGCCAAGCTTTATATCCTTCATGTCATCTATGATGTCATGAAAGCAACGGATGCGCATGTCCCGCATATCTCTGCGGATGAGCTTTACAGGGAACTGGACAAGTGGGCAATGGATGAGATCGAGAATTGCTGCATAGAGGAGGTCAGGGCGCTGCCCAATGTGGAAAAGAGGGTCGTCAAGGGCATCCCTCATGAGGAGACGCTCAAAATTGCGGCTGAAGAAAAGATCGATCTGATCGTTATGGGCACATACGGCAGGACAGGCCTCGACAGGCTGCTCTTTGGAAGCACGGCGGAAAGGGTCGTAAGAAAGGCCCCATGTCCGGTGCTTACCGTAAGGGTTCCCGAGCACAGAGAACTATAA
- a CDS encoding type III pantothenate kinase — translation MLLLIDAGNTSIKACFYDEGVMDILRLSTVSLRQGTADELCGMLKDFFARQKAGNPEGAVISSVVTDVTPLLADAVRKVFNLEPVIVDHVKMTGLKLHIKNPEGVGSDRLANAAAANRLYKGNKIVVDFGTATTFSVVTEEGGFTGGVIMPGIDISAKALAGNTSKLPEINIKAPEKILGDSTTDAILSGIIIGHAGAVDRIIADIEKETGLDYTVIVTGGRADMIAPYIRSKNRIDPGLTFKGLKAIYDLNS, via the coding sequence ATGCTCTTACTTATAGACGCAGGGAATACAAGTATTAAGGCCTGTTTTTACGATGAAGGCGTCATGGATATTTTAAGGTTAAGCACTGTCAGTTTGCGACAGGGCACGGCTGATGAATTATGCGGGATGCTGAAGGACTTTTTTGCCCGGCAAAAAGCCGGCAACCCTGAAGGGGCTGTGATATCTTCAGTTGTTACAGATGTCACTCCATTGCTGGCCGATGCCGTCAGAAAGGTATTCAACCTTGAACCGGTGATTGTCGATCATGTGAAAATGACAGGGTTGAAACTGCATATAAAAAATCCTGAGGGAGTAGGTTCTGACAGGCTTGCCAATGCGGCGGCGGCCAACAGGCTTTATAAAGGGAACAAGATAGTCGTTGACTTCGGGACAGCAACGACATTCAGCGTCGTCACTGAAGAGGGCGGATTTACGGGCGGGGTTATAATGCCCGGCATTGATATATCGGCAAAGGCGCTTGCCGGCAATACATCAAAACTGCCTGAGATAAATATCAAGGCCCCTGAAAAAATTTTGGGGGATAGCACAACTGATGCTATACTTTCAGGTATAATCATCGGACATGCCGGGGCTGTTGACAGGATAATCGCAGATATAGAAAAAGAGACCGGCTTGGATTATACTGTAATAGTGACCGGAGGGCGCGCTGATATGATAGCGCCGTATATCAGGTCAAAAAACAGGATTGACCCCGGCCTTACATTTAAAGGGCTCAAGGCAATATACGACCTTAATTCATAA
- a CDS encoding biotin--[acetyl-CoA-carboxylase] ligase encodes MTYANSFEEDIKAAFKGDILGRDVIFVSSTASTNDLVMKIDEENERPEGIIVVADSQTAGRGRMGRNWISPPGVNLYFTALLKPGFPAIEAPLLTLTAAVACVSAIRNFTSLNAEIKWPNDLLVDGRKTGGILLDMKTYDDKIKFVAVGIGINVNMDPSIFPEDIKPFSTSLSEECGRTIDRVELFGKILAELEKWYKAVLAGGKDSMLQKWREFSSTLGQNVSVKMYDKVISGIAEDIDDTGALIIKLPSGGYEIVNAGDVTVLKKIKE; translated from the coding sequence ATGACATATGCGAATTCGTTTGAAGAGGATATCAAGGCTGCATTTAAGGGAGATATACTGGGAAGGGATGTGATATTTGTCAGTTCAACCGCCTCAACGAATGACCTTGTGATGAAGATAGATGAAGAAAACGAAAGACCTGAAGGGATCATTGTTGTTGCTGATTCTCAAACAGCAGGCAGGGGAAGGATGGGTCGTAACTGGATATCTCCTCCCGGCGTAAACCTTTATTTCACAGCGCTTCTGAAGCCCGGCTTCCCTGCCATTGAAGCGCCGTTATTAACATTGACAGCTGCGGTCGCATGTGTATCCGCGATCAGAAACTTCACCAGCCTGAATGCGGAGATAAAGTGGCCTAACGACCTTCTTGTTGACGGCAGAAAGACAGGGGGCATACTTCTTGATATGAAGACATATGATGATAAAATAAAATTTGTTGCGGTAGGCATCGGCATAAATGTAAACATGGATCCGTCGATCTTCCCCGAAGATATTAAGCCTTTTTCAACATCACTGTCCGAAGAGTGCGGAAGAACGATAGACAGAGTGGAACTTTTCGGCAAGATACTCGCTGAACTCGAAAAATGGTATAAGGCCGTCCTTGCAGGCGGTAAGGATTCCATGCTTCAAAAATGGCGCGAGTTCAGCTCAACCCTCGGGCAAAATGTTTCTGTCAAAATGTATGATAAGGTCATATCCGGGATCGCAGAGGATATTGATGATACAGGTGCGCTTATCATAAAACTTCCTTCAGGCGGTTATGAAATAGTGAATGCCGGAGATGTGACAGTGCTGAAAAAAATTAAGGAATAA
- the nth gene encoding endonuclease III has product MADAKKIARLLIKKYPDPKTSLDFKTPLELLIGTILSAQCTDKRVNEVTKALFRKYRSASDYASADLKRFEQDIRPTGFYRNKAKSIIECCKKIMGEFDGRVPETMEQLITLPGVGRKTANVVLGSAFGKQAIAVDTHVLRVSNRLGIAHSNDPEKVEYELAEQFPKNKLTALNLALILHGRETCKARRPVCAQCILFDECEWKEKVL; this is encoded by the coding sequence GTGGCTGACGCGAAGAAGATAGCAAGGCTTTTAATAAAAAAATATCCTGACCCCAAGACGTCGCTTGATTTTAAAACTCCGCTGGAACTCCTCATCGGAACAATACTCTCAGCCCAGTGCACTGACAAAAGGGTGAATGAAGTTACGAAGGCCCTCTTCAGAAAATACAGGTCTGCTTCGGATTATGCTTCTGCAGACCTGAAGAGATTTGAGCAGGATATCAGGCCGACCGGCTTTTACAGGAACAAGGCGAAGAGTATCATAGAATGCTGTAAAAAGATTATGGGAGAATTTGACGGCAGGGTGCCTGAGACGATGGAGCAGCTGATCACCCTGCCGGGTGTCGGAAGAAAAACCGCCAATGTGGTTTTGGGAAGCGCATTCGGCAAACAAGCCATCGCCGTTGACACTCATGTTTTGAGGGTATCGAACAGGCTGGGGATCGCGCACTCCAATGATCCTGAGAAGGTTGAATATGAGCTTGCAGAGCAGTTCCCGAAGAATAAATTGACAGCGCTTAATCTTGCGCTGATCCTTCACGGCAGGGAGACCTGCAAGGCAAGAAGGCCTGTCTGCGCCCAATGTATTCTGTTTGATGAATGTGAATGGAAGGAAAAGGTTTTATAA
- a CDS encoding MBL fold metallo-hydrolase: protein MTDNIRWLGHDTFKIVGEKVIYTDPFQIKKKDTADIILITHEHRDHCSAADVEKVSGRKTVIIATPDCAAKLSGDVRFIKPGDKITVEGISIEAVPAYNTNKKFHPKGNSWVGYIFTLNGKSIYIAGDTDYISEMKGFKADIALLPVSGTYVMTAEEAVKAAIDINPKVAIPMHYGSVVGSIDDAERFARGLKGRIEVRILPAE from the coding sequence ATGACAGATAACATACGTTGGCTTGGGCATGACACGTTTAAGATAGTCGGGGAAAAGGTGATATACACAGACCCGTTCCAGATAAAAAAGAAGGATACGGCTGATATCATTCTGATTACCCATGAGCATCGTGACCACTGTTCTGCCGCGGATGTTGAGAAGGTCTCAGGCAGGAAGACTGTAATAATAGCAACACCTGACTGCGCGGCGAAGCTTTCCGGAGATGTAAGGTTCATTAAGCCCGGTGACAAGATTACGGTTGAAGGGATCAGCATTGAAGCTGTGCCCGCGTATAACACGAATAAGAAGTTCCATCCGAAAGGAAACAGCTGGGTGGGGTATATCTTCACACTGAACGGCAAGAGTATATATATAGCAGGCGATACGGACTATATTTCTGAGATGAAAGGGTTTAAAGCTGATATAGCGCTGCTGCCGGTATCGGGAACATATGTGATGACTGCTGAAGAGGCTGTTAAAGCAGCTATAGATATTAATCCAAAAGTAGCCATTCCCATGCACTATGGTTCAGTCGTCGGCAGCATTGATGATGCAGAGAGATTTGCCCGGGGGCTGAAGGGCAGAATAGAAGTCAGGATATTACCGGCGGAATAG
- a CDS encoding trypsin-like peptidase domain-containing protein, which produces MLRHDLTIRNILILIISLLLFPHTSLADAGKIFKDNNDAVVVIKTYDKKNNPLGQGSGFIISKNGAIVTNHHVIEGAGSIYVKIDNKAVKVEEIISDDKENDLAVLKVRAGNYPVVTLGSIDNIAIGENVYVIGSPQGLENTISDGILSGIREMAPGKKVLQITAPISQGSSGGPVFNEEGRVVGVVTFLLMKAQNLNFAMPIDLVSYSAGTKRSLDINILKPDETAAKKTEYTPASYENSSMRITTSDDINKKAPAEEAEHWYKLGLSYGKTKMRKEEITSYKKAVKLNPEHAMAHYNLGLAYSDLGIYDESIKAFEEAVKLMPEYAEAIYNLGLAYLNVNNKESSLLQYNKLKEIDPKLSEKLMEQIKSLSH; this is translated from the coding sequence ATGTTAAGACATGACCTGACGATAAGAAATATCTTAATTCTTATCATCTCCCTGTTGCTCTTTCCACACACCTCTCTTGCCGATGCCGGAAAGATATTCAAAGATAACAATGATGCCGTGGTAGTTATCAAAACCTATGACAAAAAAAACAATCCGCTGGGCCAGGGAAGCGGATTTATCATAAGCAAGAACGGGGCGATCGTAACAAACCACCATGTAATAGAAGGCGCTGGCAGCATCTACGTAAAGATAGATAACAAGGCGGTAAAGGTCGAAGAGATAATCAGTGACGATAAAGAGAATGACCTTGCTGTTCTTAAGGTAAGGGCCGGCAATTATCCCGTAGTGACACTCGGAAGCATTGATAATATAGCGATTGGTGAGAATGTATATGTGATCGGCAGCCCTCAGGGCCTTGAGAACACTATCTCAGACGGCATACTGAGCGGGATAAGGGAGATGGCACCGGGCAAAAAGGTGCTTCAGATCACCGCCCCTATCTCCCAGGGCAGCAGCGGGGGCCCTGTATTTAACGAGGAAGGCCGGGTCGTCGGGGTTGTGACCTTTCTGCTTATGAAGGCGCAGAACCTCAACTTTGCCATGCCGATAGACCTTGTCAGTTACAGCGCAGGCACAAAAAGGTCCTTGGATATCAATATCCTGAAACCGGATGAGACAGCAGCGAAAAAGACCGAATACACACCTGCCTCTTACGAAAACTCCTCCATGAGGATCACAACATCAGACGATATAAATAAAAAAGCTCCTGCGGAAGAGGCGGAGCACTGGTATAAACTCGGGCTTTCATATGGAAAAACAAAGATGCGTAAAGAGGAGATAACCTCTTATAAAAAAGCTGTCAAACTGAACCCCGAACACGCGATGGCCCATTATAATCTCGGCCTGGCGTACAGCGATCTGGGCATTTATGATGAATCAATAAAAGCCTTTGAAGAGGCGGTAAAGCTCATGCCTGAATATGCAGAGGCCATTTACAATCTCGGCCTTGCCTATCTGAACGTCAACAATAAAGAGTCATCTCTTCTGCAATATAACAAACTGAAAGAGATCGACCCCAAACTCTCAGAAAAACTGATGGAACAGATAAAGAGCCTGTCTCATTGA
- the mqnB gene encoding futalosine hydrolase, translated as MTYTALLSSVPFESELLLAELRSVLKTSVAGRDVYQGKLFNKDILLMNTGIGKVNAALSAAALLENFTIKLIVNTGIGGAYPNSGLKAGDIAIAAKEIYGDEGVMTSRGNEGLKKIGIPLVEIGKRQYFNEFPLNKNLFNTAAGMALRITQIKTGNFVTVSAATATHELALQLEKKFHALCENMEGAAVAHVCTVYGISMLELRGISNIAGIRDKRKWNIKLAAENCQKAVLEIIKS; from the coding sequence ATGACCTATACAGCCCTGCTTTCATCTGTCCCTTTTGAGTCTGAACTCTTGCTGGCAGAACTCAGATCTGTCCTAAAGACAAGCGTTGCCGGCAGAGATGTTTATCAGGGGAAACTCTTCAACAAAGATATCCTGCTGATGAATACCGGGATCGGCAAGGTCAATGCAGCGCTTTCTGCCGCTGCGCTCCTTGAGAATTTTACGATAAAGCTCATTGTCAATACAGGGATAGGAGGCGCGTACCCCAACTCCGGACTTAAGGCAGGAGATATCGCCATTGCCGCAAAAGAGATATACGGCGATGAAGGAGTGATGACATCAAGAGGGAACGAAGGCTTGAAAAAGATCGGCATACCCCTTGTCGAGATCGGGAAGAGGCAATATTTCAATGAATTCCCTCTTAATAAAAATCTCTTCAATACGGCCGCCGGCATGGCATTGCGCATCACGCAAATAAAGACAGGTAATTTTGTGACCGTATCAGCAGCAACAGCCACACATGAATTGGCCCTTCAGCTTGAAAAGAAATTCCATGCTCTCTGTGAGAACATGGAAGGAGCTGCTGTAGCGCACGTCTGTACGGTATACGGAATATCAATGCTTGAACTGAGAGGGATAAGCAATATTGCGGGGATACGCGACAAGAGAAAATGGAATATAAAACTCGCAGCTGAGAACTGTCAGAAGGCTGTGCTTGAGATAATAAAATCTTAA
- the moaA gene encoding GTP 3',8-cyclase MoaA, translating into MNDPHGRTIDYLRISITDRCNLRCIYCMPSEGVEHVSHSDILSYDEIVRIVTLAVPIGIRKVRITGGEPLARKGVAGLISSLRQIKGIENLSLTTNGVLLEKFAAELAEAGLDRVNVSMDSMIPEKYREITRGGSLDPVMRGIRKAESVGLRPVKINMVPIRGFNDDEIEDFARLTLSNAYQVRFIEFMPIGARENWSPEKYIPVDEIKSIVEKVGRLTPVRLRRSGPARYFRFDEAPGVVGFINAVTHEFCKDCNRLRLTADGKLRPCLFSDTEVDMKGALRSGASDTEIEKLIRHSIEVKPEKHNISCRDGSVLLKPMSRIGG; encoded by the coding sequence GTGAATGATCCCCACGGAAGAACCATTGATTATCTCCGCATCTCGATAACTGACAGGTGCAACCTCAGGTGTATATACTGCATGCCTTCAGAGGGGGTAGAGCATGTCAGCCATAGTGATATTCTCAGCTACGACGAGATTGTAAGAATAGTTACGCTGGCTGTTCCAATCGGCATCAGAAAGGTCAGGATAACAGGAGGGGAACCTCTTGCCAGAAAGGGTGTTGCCGGCCTTATCTCTTCACTCAGGCAGATCAAAGGCATAGAGAATCTAAGCCTGACCACAAACGGGGTGCTGCTCGAAAAATTTGCCGCTGAGCTTGCGGAGGCCGGGCTTGACAGAGTAAACGTAAGCATGGACTCTATGATCCCTGAAAAATACAGGGAGATAACAAGAGGGGGCTCTCTTGACCCTGTCATGAGAGGCATCCGGAAGGCCGAGAGTGTGGGCCTGAGGCCCGTCAAGATCAACATGGTGCCGATCAGGGGGTTTAATGATGACGAGATAGAGGACTTTGCAAGGCTTACACTCAGCAATGCTTACCAGGTAAGGTTCATCGAATTCATGCCGATCGGGGCAAGAGAGAACTGGAGCCCTGAGAAATATATCCCTGTCGATGAGATAAAGTCGATAGTTGAAAAAGTCGGGCGTCTTACGCCTGTGCGTTTGCGGAGGTCAGGGCCTGCAAGGTACTTCCGCTTTGATGAAGCCCCCGGTGTAGTAGGCTTTATAAACGCTGTCACACATGAATTCTGCAAGGACTGCAACCGATTAAGGCTTACAGCAGACGGGAAGCTCAGGCCATGCCTCTTTTCCGATACAGAGGTGGACATGAAGGGAGCGCTCAGAAGCGGGGCGTCAGATACTGAGATTGAAAAGCTGATAAGGCATTCAATCGAGGTAAAACCTGAGAAACATAATATATCCTGCAGGGACGGATCAGTGCTGCTTAAGCCGATGTCAAGGATCGGGGGCTGA
- the ybgF gene encoding tol-pal system protein YbgF: MSPNKKASDFLLNAFVIIIIFTLSACASTQDIGKMQYSVGELEKKVEELGRRSQIIESEMPKSEKQFSEKIEGTKDSQEATARAVSNLFMKMQSLSGDVQQITGRLDESQHLYEKDLRDEAEKRELLAAEISGQAVLLEDLKSKLDEIKAGMDEIRSEMDKTRTDGSKIDEIRLEIEKIRTNEIKIDEMITEIEKLRSEQDYLNEKVAATESRRIPSKKNVTQKTDTKKPDVKKTDTKKPETDKTEKIKTDAKKTDITKEAGPADVKDVYNSASELFKAGKYKDARAKFMSVIKDFKENEYSDNAKFWIGECFFKEKMYEDSILAYEELLKKYPDSDKIPSARLKQGLAFYELNDSETGDLILKSLIDLFPDSKEAAVARKKLGAAPERL; this comes from the coding sequence TTGTCACCGAATAAAAAAGCTTCTGATTTCTTGCTCAATGCCTTTGTCATTATCATTATCTTTACGCTCTCTGCGTGCGCTTCGACCCAGGATATCGGCAAGATGCAGTACAGTGTCGGCGAGCTGGAGAAAAAGGTTGAGGAGCTGGGCAGAAGGTCACAAATCATTGAGAGCGAGATGCCCAAGAGCGAGAAACAGTTCAGTGAAAAGATCGAGGGGACAAAAGATTCACAGGAAGCTACCGCAAGGGCTGTCTCAAATCTATTCATGAAGATGCAGTCTTTGTCCGGCGATGTTCAGCAGATAACAGGCCGGCTTGATGAATCACAGCATCTCTATGAAAAAGACCTCAGGGATGAGGCGGAAAAAAGGGAGCTGCTTGCTGCTGAGATAAGCGGCCAGGCAGTCCTGCTGGAAGACCTGAAATCCAAACTGGATGAGATAAAGGCCGGGATGGATGAAATAAGATCAGAGATGGATAAAACAAGAACTGATGGATCAAAAATAGATGAGATACGGTTAGAAATAGAAAAAATAAGAACAAATGAAATTAAAATTGATGAAATGATAACAGAAATTGAAAAGTTAAGGTCAGAGCAGGACTATTTAAACGAGAAGGTTGCCGCAACTGAGTCAAGGCGTATCCCTTCAAAAAAGAATGTTACACAAAAGACAGACACCAAAAAACCGGACGTAAAAAAAACAGATACAAAAAAGCCGGAAACAGATAAAACAGAAAAAATAAAGACGGATGCAAAAAAGACTGACATTACCAAAGAGGCGGGGCCGGCTGATGTAAAGGATGTTTACAATTCCGCTTCGGAACTTTTCAAGGCAGGAAAATATAAAGATGCAAGAGCCAAGTTCATGTCCGTCATAAAGGACTTCAAAGAAAATGAATATTCGGACAACGCAAAGTTCTGGATAGGAGAGTGCTTTTTCAAGGAAAAGATGTATGAAGATTCCATCCTCGCCTATGAAGAGCTTTTGAAGAAGTACCCTGATAGCGACAAGATACCTTCTGCAAGATTAAAACAGGGCCTTGCCTTTTATGAGCTTAATGACAGTGAGACAGGAGATCTTATATTAAAGAGCCTCATTGACTTGTTCCCCGATTCTAAAGAGGCAGCCGTCGCAAGGAAGAAGCTGGGCGCCGCGCCAGAGCGACTGTAA
- the pal gene encoding peptidoglycan-associated lipoprotein Pal produces MVLVAGCAQQVRKDGPFNDAARCTQDLFGGDGTCEEAAVTVTETKDKKGAETGENVITESVISEDNIKEIDLNDAAVRKEIDLVFKDVLFDYDQYNLRDDGRAQLDVIASWLVKHSKTNLIIEGHCDERGTNEYNLALGEKRARAAGEYLALVGVSSSRITAITYGEEKPACTVQDENCWQLNRRDHFVVTE; encoded by the coding sequence ATGGTTCTGGTTGCCGGGTGTGCACAGCAGGTTCGGAAGGATGGGCCCTTTAATGATGCCGCAAGGTGCACGCAGGATCTTTTCGGCGGAGACGGGACATGTGAAGAGGCCGCTGTCACTGTTACTGAAACTAAGGACAAAAAGGGGGCTGAAACAGGTGAAAATGTTATCACTGAATCGGTCATCAGCGAAGATAATATCAAGGAGATCGACCTCAATGACGCCGCTGTCAGAAAAGAGATAGACCTTGTGTTCAAGGATGTGTTATTTGATTACGACCAATATAATTTGAGGGATGACGGCCGCGCCCAGCTTGATGTGATCGCCTCATGGCTTGTGAAACACAGCAAGACAAATCTGATAATCGAGGGCCACTGCGATGAAAGGGGCACCAATGAATACAATCTTGCGTTGGGCGAGAAGAGGGCGAGGGCAGCAGGCGAGTACCTTGCGCTTGTAGGCGTCTCTTCCTCACGCATTACAGCCATCACATACGGCGAGGAAAAACCTGCCTGTACTGTACAGGATGAAAACTGCTGGCAGCTTAACAGGAGAGATCACTTTGTTGTCACCGAATAA